In Amycolatopsis jiangsuensis, the following proteins share a genomic window:
- a CDS encoding ArsR/SmtB family transcription factor, with the protein MPLTVALGVGELAQTRFAVSPLSETVAALLQLNGRNPNVLHLRWLRWAAGQLSQGELPLTSALLAAERPSWPNFLVPAPVGPAASLDDDLAALRRTSARQVRASLRRVFGDELPAAARPLAEKPAAGLKTVAGELRVAYERVVEPQWQRIRALLDADVGYRARRLAAGGAARLFADLHPDLRWEPGRLVRAGGPARRARLGPGGLVLMPVALGSPDVFVRAHTATQTTIRYPARGIGALWTASTRPSGDWVARLLGPARAELLAALRSPATTSDLAAALDVTPSAVSQHLRVLRETGLVARERTGRSVLYFATDLGAALLAGPAVT; encoded by the coding sequence GTGCCGCTCACCGTGGCACTCGGGGTCGGCGAGCTGGCGCAAACCCGGTTCGCGGTCTCTCCACTGTCCGAGACGGTGGCCGCGTTGCTGCAGCTCAACGGGCGCAATCCGAACGTGCTGCACCTGCGGTGGCTGCGCTGGGCGGCCGGGCAGCTGAGTCAGGGTGAGCTGCCGCTGACCTCGGCGCTGCTGGCCGCCGAGCGCCCGAGCTGGCCCAACTTCCTGGTGCCCGCGCCGGTGGGTCCGGCGGCTTCGCTGGACGACGACCTGGCCGCACTGCGCCGGACCAGCGCGCGGCAGGTGCGGGCGAGCCTTCGGCGGGTGTTCGGTGACGAGCTGCCCGCCGCGGCCCGGCCGTTGGCCGAGAAACCCGCTGCGGGGTTGAAGACCGTGGCCGGCGAGCTGCGCGTGGCCTACGAGCGGGTGGTCGAGCCGCAGTGGCAGCGGATCCGGGCGTTGCTCGACGCGGACGTCGGGTACCGGGCGCGGCGGCTGGCCGCGGGTGGAGCCGCCCGGCTGTTCGCCGATCTGCACCCCGATCTGCGCTGGGAGCCCGGGCGGCTGGTGCGTGCGGGTGGCCCGGCGCGGCGGGCCCGGCTGGGGCCGGGCGGGCTGGTGCTGATGCCGGTCGCACTCGGCTCGCCGGACGTGTTCGTCCGGGCTCACACCGCCACCCAGACCACGATCCGCTATCCGGCCCGCGGCATTGGTGCACTGTGGACGGCGAGCACGCGGCCGTCCGGCGACTGGGTGGCGCGGCTGCTGGGCCCGGCCAGGGCGGAGCTGCTGGCCGCACTGCGTTCCCCCGCGACGACCAGTGACCTCGCGGCCGCGCTCGACGTCACCCCGAGCGCGGTGTCCCAGCACCTGCGGGTGCTGCGGGAAACCGGGCTGGTGGCGCGCGAGCGGACCGGCCGGTCGGTGCTGTACTTCGCCACCGACCTGGGCGCGGCGCTGCTCGCCGGACCGGCAGTTACCTGA
- a CDS encoding M15 family metallopeptidase: protein MRKFLVVPGVVLPCLAVLPAGCSSGDDPDENPADGGIPSDVRLTPSDTDYPAVGKLDPALRNALQQAAKDARDRDVDIRITSGWRSKAYQQRLLEEGVSKYGSLAEARQYVNTPEKSTHVFGRAVDVGPTRADDWLIQHGADYGLCQAYANEMWHFELLTTPGGDCPPQLSDAAAG from the coding sequence GTGCGGAAATTCCTCGTGGTGCCCGGTGTCGTGCTGCCCTGTCTCGCGGTGTTGCCGGCCGGATGTTCGTCCGGAGACGATCCGGACGAGAACCCGGCGGACGGCGGAATACCCTCGGATGTCCGGCTCACGCCGTCCGACACGGACTACCCGGCGGTCGGGAAGCTCGATCCGGCGTTGCGGAACGCCTTGCAGCAGGCGGCGAAGGACGCCCGCGACCGCGACGTGGACATCCGGATCACCTCCGGCTGGCGCAGCAAGGCCTACCAGCAGCGGTTGCTGGAGGAGGGCGTGTCGAAGTACGGCAGTCTCGCCGAGGCGAGGCAGTACGTGAACACGCCGGAGAAATCCACCCACGTGTTCGGCCGGGCGGTGGACGTGGGCCCGACCCGGGCCGACGACTGGCTCATCCAGCACGGTGCGGATTACGGCCTCTGCCAGGCCTACGCCAACGAAATGTGGCACTTCGAACTGCTGACCACCCCCGGTGGGGACTGTCCGCCGCAGCTGTCGGACGCCGCCGCCGGATAG
- a CDS encoding ion transporter: MTTSRRTGAELNSGILPGNVRADDWVLLALALVSAGLLGYTLIAPPPPDAAQWIYTADCVVCGIFLLELLWRWRKQGWRAAFLARRWYEVFAMIPVAHPGFTVHHQVLAVILLLVRLGRAADRAVGEQFTYRLVDKLSEPIVQAIKKPVTIAVLDEVVKVLETGNYPENLAKSLDENKAELRAIITEKLAADPQLGKLRRLPFHDEVVRTVVDTSFRVLLEVLADPRIDDFFSAVVRDNREQIRRAVVLGLNDTDESPDELLLRTRTQRTAAREYDESHPDHPHH; encoded by the coding sequence ATGACCACCAGCCGCCGGACCGGAGCGGAGCTCAACAGCGGGATCCTGCCCGGCAACGTGCGGGCGGACGACTGGGTACTGCTCGCGCTCGCACTGGTTTCGGCCGGGCTGCTGGGCTACACCCTGATCGCACCGCCGCCACCGGACGCCGCGCAGTGGATTTACACCGCGGACTGCGTGGTGTGCGGGATTTTCCTCCTGGAACTGCTGTGGCGATGGCGCAAACAGGGCTGGCGGGCGGCCTTCCTCGCCCGAAGGTGGTACGAGGTGTTCGCGATGATCCCGGTCGCACACCCCGGTTTCACCGTGCACCACCAGGTGCTCGCGGTGATCCTGCTGCTGGTGCGGCTCGGCCGGGCCGCCGACCGCGCGGTCGGTGAGCAGTTCACCTACCGGCTCGTGGACAAGCTGTCCGAGCCGATCGTGCAGGCCATCAAGAAACCGGTCACCATCGCCGTGCTCGACGAGGTGGTGAAGGTGCTGGAGACCGGGAACTACCCGGAAAATCTCGCGAAATCACTCGACGAGAACAAGGCCGAGCTGCGTGCGATCATCACCGAGAAGCTGGCCGCCGATCCGCAGTTGGGCAAGCTGCGCCGGCTGCCCTTCCACGACGAGGTCGTGCGCACGGTCGTGGACACCTCGTTCCGGGTGCTGCTGGAAGTGCTGGCGGACCCGCGCATCGACGACTTCTTCTCCGCCGTCGTGCGCGACAACCGTGAGCAGATCCGCCGGGCCGTGGTGCTCGGGCTCAACGACACGGACGAATCACCGGACGAACTCCTGCTCCGCACCCGTACCCAGCGCACCGCGGCGCGGGAGTACGACGAGAGTCACCCGGACCACCCGCACCACTGA
- a CDS encoding molybdenum cofactor biosysynthesis protein gives MDSSSRTVEIVALLVSPVHAFEGRPADGPAPEPAGTARDHVTVRAGLGLVGDRYFNQAAHRRAAVTVFDAAALDPFGAPDPHLTRRNIVLRGFRIDELAAGRDRPGALFSLDSGDGPVRLQAFRPANPCAWMDVSVGPGAFRGLRGRGGVRCGPLDDGVLRLGPATLTVHR, from the coding sequence GTGGACAGCAGCAGCCGGACGGTGGAGATCGTGGCGCTGCTCGTCTCGCCGGTACACGCCTTCGAGGGCCGCCCGGCGGACGGGCCGGCCCCGGAACCGGCCGGGACCGCGCGGGATCACGTGACCGTGCGCGCGGGCCTTGGCCTGGTCGGCGACCGGTACTTCAACCAGGCCGCGCACCGGCGGGCCGCGGTCACCGTGTTCGATGCCGCGGCGCTGGACCCGTTCGGCGCGCCCGATCCGCACCTGACCCGGCGCAACATCGTGCTGCGTGGCTTCCGGATCGACGAGCTGGCCGCGGGCCGCGACCGTCCGGGGGCGCTGTTCTCCCTGGACTCCGGCGACGGGCCGGTGCGGCTGCAGGCGTTCCGGCCGGCCAACCCGTGTGCCTGGATGGACGTGTCGGTGGGGCCCGGCGCGTTCCGCGGCCTGCGCGGGCGCGGCGGCGTGCGGTGCGGACCGCTGGACGACGGCGTGCTGCGGCTCGGCCCGGCCACGCTCACCGTGCACCGGTGA
- a CDS encoding Hsp70 family protein, which produces MRDTIDFGIDLGTTNSAIAVLDGGAVSVVKNHKQIDYTPSAVWMRKRGVLVVGSGALDRLDNDPDNVQIEFKQAMGLPDARREFPAAGVSMTPVELSAEVLKALREDTGRSLHEPPQAAVITVPAAFRLNQTEATQEAARLAGFTGPCQLLQEPTAAAFAFGFQNESRGAHWMVFDLGGGTFDSAVVSTVEEELSVLHHAGDTHLGGRNIDRMLVDRLLVPAVERQLGFRDFTRDNPRWQRHFAHLRSAAEAAKIELSQQEQTQVMVMLDRGDGESEMLDVTVRREEVDQLAKPFYLRAIQLCRDALDSANLRAPDIDRLLLVGGPTQAPGLRELLADPVEGLGIPLDHSQDPSTVVARGAALYAGTIALPRIERPVKRGEYSLKLSYPATSSLPMVPVSGRCSTEGEADWSRFRIALNDPERRPAYRTVPVSLSPDGTFTVDVLLAERTVNRFGVELTDPSGAPAPVQPATLTITHQPNEMMGQTVVNTVGLTEADGSFTPMLMKNTPLPASKRQTFYTTSTLRRGDTSAVIRIPVAEGERRRGDRNQQVGVIEIRARDVRFDVPRGRDVEMTFEMDESRQVTVVAYVPMLDREFEAVIDLKQQRIPDEQLLRRMLSELEARHEELRSQVETTRSDRARGLLQRLDDRATVATARDEVTAGRTDEAAATAAEERMRDAQADLDDIEAELRVPEVMERLSDQIEYTRGLVDRVGSEEDRAELADIERRYAAVAQDRDADAGERLSDRLLDLQVVLLRRDGSLDLEVFNALRAMQGQMTDPARARELIREGERMVSASNWAALPDVNRRLRKLLPDQGRDVRSGVQRKDRP; this is translated from the coding sequence ATGCGTGACACGATCGACTTCGGCATCGACCTCGGCACCACGAACAGCGCGATCGCGGTGCTCGACGGCGGCGCGGTCTCGGTGGTCAAGAACCACAAGCAGATCGACTACACGCCGTCGGCGGTGTGGATGCGCAAGCGTGGCGTGCTCGTGGTCGGCAGCGGTGCGCTCGACCGCCTCGACAACGATCCCGACAACGTGCAGATCGAGTTCAAGCAGGCGATGGGGCTGCCCGACGCCCGCCGTGAATTCCCCGCCGCGGGGGTGTCGATGACCCCGGTCGAGCTGTCCGCCGAGGTGCTGAAGGCGTTGCGCGAAGACACCGGACGCTCCCTCCACGAGCCGCCGCAGGCAGCGGTGATCACGGTGCCCGCCGCGTTCCGGCTCAACCAGACCGAGGCCACGCAGGAGGCGGCTCGGCTGGCCGGCTTCACCGGACCGTGCCAGCTGCTGCAGGAACCCACCGCGGCGGCTTTCGCGTTCGGCTTCCAGAACGAGAGCCGGGGCGCCCACTGGATGGTGTTCGACCTCGGCGGCGGGACGTTCGACTCGGCTGTGGTCAGCACCGTGGAGGAGGAGCTGAGCGTGCTGCACCACGCCGGCGACACGCACCTCGGCGGCCGGAACATCGACCGGATGCTGGTCGATCGGTTGCTCGTGCCCGCGGTCGAACGCCAGCTCGGGTTTCGCGACTTCACCCGGGACAACCCGCGCTGGCAACGGCATTTCGCACATCTGCGCAGTGCCGCGGAGGCCGCGAAAATCGAGCTGTCCCAGCAGGAGCAGACCCAGGTGATGGTGATGCTCGACCGCGGTGACGGCGAGAGCGAGATGCTCGACGTGACCGTGCGCCGGGAGGAGGTGGACCAGCTGGCCAAGCCGTTCTACCTGCGCGCGATCCAGCTGTGCCGGGACGCGCTGGACTCGGCCAACCTGCGCGCGCCGGACATCGACCGGCTGCTGCTCGTCGGTGGCCCGACGCAGGCACCAGGGCTGCGGGAGCTGCTGGCCGATCCGGTCGAGGGGCTCGGGATTCCGCTCGACCACAGCCAGGACCCGAGCACGGTGGTCGCCCGCGGCGCGGCGCTCTACGCCGGCACGATCGCGCTGCCGCGGATCGAGCGTCCGGTCAAGCGCGGTGAGTACTCGCTGAAACTGTCCTACCCCGCGACGTCCAGCCTGCCGATGGTGCCGGTGTCCGGCCGTTGTTCGACCGAGGGCGAGGCGGACTGGAGCCGGTTCCGGATCGCGCTGAACGACCCGGAGCGGCGGCCCGCGTACCGGACCGTCCCGGTTTCGCTGTCCCCGGACGGCACGTTCACCGTCGACGTGCTGCTCGCGGAACGGACCGTCAACCGGTTCGGCGTGGAGCTGACCGATCCGTCCGGGGCGCCGGCACCCGTCCAGCCCGCCACCCTCACGATCACCCACCAGCCCAACGAGATGATGGGGCAAACCGTGGTGAACACCGTCGGGCTGACCGAGGCCGACGGCAGTTTCACCCCGATGCTGATGAAGAACACCCCACTGCCCGCCTCGAAACGGCAGACGTTCTACACCACCTCGACGCTGCGCCGCGGCGACACCTCGGCGGTGATCCGCATCCCGGTCGCCGAGGGGGAACGGCGCAGGGGCGACCGGAACCAGCAGGTCGGCGTGATCGAGATCCGGGCACGGGACGTGCGGTTCGACGTGCCCCGGGGCAGGGACGTCGAGATGACCTTCGAGATGGACGAATCACGGCAGGTGACCGTGGTGGCCTACGTACCGATGCTGGATCGGGAGTTCGAGGCCGTGATCGACCTGAAGCAGCAGCGGATTCCGGACGAGCAGCTGCTGCGCCGGATGCTGAGCGAACTGGAGGCGCGGCACGAAGAGCTGCGGTCCCAGGTCGAGACGACGCGGTCGGACCGGGCTCGCGGACTGCTGCAGCGGCTGGACGACCGGGCCACGGTGGCGACCGCGCGGGACGAGGTGACGGCCGGGCGCACCGACGAGGCCGCGGCCACCGCGGCGGAGGAGCGGATGCGGGACGCGCAGGCCGACCTCGACGACATCGAGGCGGAACTGCGGGTGCCGGAGGTGATGGAACGGCTGTCCGACCAGATCGAGTACACCCGTGGCCTCGTCGATCGGGTCGGCTCCGAGGAGGACCGCGCCGAACTGGCCGATATCGAGCGGCGGTACGCGGCCGTGGCGCAGGACCGTGACGCCGATGCCGGCGAACGGCTGTCCGACCGGCTGCTGGACCTGCAGGTGGTGCTGCTGCGCCGGGACGGTTCGCTGGACCTGGAGGTGTTCAACGCCCTGCGTGCGATGCAGGGCCAGATGACCGACCCGGCGCGGGCGCGTGAACTGATCCGTGAGGGTGAGCGGATGGTCTCGGCGTCGAACTGGGCCGCGCTGCCGGACGTCAACCGCCGCCTGCGCAAGCTGCTGCCGGATCAGGGCCGCGACGTCCGGTCCGGCGTGCAGCGGAAGGACCGCCCGTGA
- a CDS encoding cytochrome P450, whose protein sequence is MTTEACPYPFPEAGQLALAPEYGRFRRSGELGRVEMPHGGTAWLATALTDVKLVLADLRFSRAAALHNDMPRTVPMVETTPNLLNLDPPEHTRVRRVVARTFTVRRVELLRPKIQRLVDGLLDRMIEQGPPADLVTDFALPLAITAISELLGIPQDRRSQFHEWSDKGAAISDVPVEEIVEARRQLEIFFRELAEERRVTPTDDLIGQIVSARDAEDRLTDDELVQLGTTLLAAGHETTANQLSGYVFTLLNRPELWQRLRGEPELVPAAVEELARITPLGVVTFGRIAREDVEVGGTLVRAGETVVCQIAAANRDEVAFADPDEVDFDRETNPHISFGHGVHHCLGAPLARVELQIGLAAVLRRLPELRLAVPAEEVPFKTGRLLRGPKSLPVTW, encoded by the coding sequence ATGACGACCGAGGCCTGTCCGTATCCGTTCCCGGAGGCCGGGCAGCTGGCGCTGGCCCCGGAGTACGGCCGGTTCCGCAGGTCCGGCGAACTCGGCCGGGTGGAGATGCCGCACGGCGGCACGGCCTGGCTGGCGACCGCGCTGACCGACGTCAAGCTCGTGCTGGCCGACCTCCGGTTCAGTCGCGCCGCGGCACTGCACAACGACATGCCGCGCACGGTCCCGATGGTCGAGACCACTCCCAACCTGCTGAACCTGGATCCGCCCGAGCACACCCGGGTGCGCCGGGTGGTCGCGCGGACGTTCACGGTGCGCCGGGTCGAACTGCTGCGGCCCAAGATCCAGCGGCTGGTCGACGGCCTGCTGGACCGGATGATCGAGCAGGGCCCGCCCGCCGACCTGGTCACCGATTTCGCGCTGCCGCTGGCGATCACCGCGATCAGTGAACTGCTCGGCATCCCGCAGGACCGGCGTTCCCAGTTCCACGAGTGGTCGGACAAGGGCGCGGCCATCTCCGACGTGCCGGTCGAGGAGATCGTCGAGGCGCGCCGTCAGCTGGAGATCTTCTTCCGCGAGCTCGCGGAGGAACGCCGGGTGACGCCGACCGACGATCTGATCGGCCAGATCGTCTCGGCGCGCGACGCCGAGGACCGGCTGACCGACGACGAGCTCGTGCAGCTGGGCACCACCCTGCTCGCCGCCGGGCACGAGACCACGGCCAACCAGCTCTCCGGGTACGTGTTCACCCTGCTCAACCGGCCCGAGCTGTGGCAGCGGCTGCGCGGTGAGCCGGAGCTGGTGCCCGCCGCGGTCGAGGAGCTGGCGCGGATCACCCCGCTCGGCGTGGTCACCTTCGGCCGGATCGCCAGGGAGGATGTCGAGGTCGGCGGCACCCTGGTGCGTGCGGGGGAGACCGTGGTCTGTCAGATCGCGGCCGCCAACCGGGACGAGGTCGCGTTCGCCGATCCCGACGAGGTCGACTTCGACCGCGAGACCAACCCGCACATCTCGTTCGGCCACGGCGTGCACCACTGCCTCGGCGCGCCGCTCGCCCGGGTGGAGCTGCAGATCGGGCTCGCCGCGGTGCTGCGCAGGCTGCCGGAGCTGCGCCTGGCGGTACCGGCCGAAGAGGTTCCGTTCAAGACCGGCCGGCTGCTGCGCGGACCGAAGTCGCTGCCGGTCACCTGGTAG
- a CDS encoding TetR/AcrR family transcriptional regulator gives MTERPRADAQHNRRAILAAAREAVRDGGEAGLDRIAKSAGVSARTLYRHFPTRDELLAAVLEDYFAEQVEPLRRRVAAESDPRVALETVLASGVTVFLDHPGILAAANGNALAAEVAGRHLEPFGEVLARAQRSGAVRADLVLEDLPCLITMLVAGAGAQWRRYLALLLDSLSPAAVSAPLPALR, from the coding sequence GTGACCGAACGTCCGCGCGCCGACGCCCAGCACAACCGGCGCGCCATCCTGGCCGCGGCGCGGGAGGCCGTCCGAGACGGCGGCGAGGCCGGGCTCGACCGGATCGCGAAGTCGGCCGGGGTCAGCGCGCGCACGCTCTACCGGCATTTCCCCACGAGGGACGAGCTGCTCGCGGCAGTGCTGGAGGACTACTTCGCCGAGCAGGTGGAGCCGCTGCGCCGCCGCGTCGCCGCGGAGTCCGACCCGCGGGTGGCGCTGGAGACCGTCCTGGCGAGCGGCGTCACGGTCTTTCTCGACCATCCGGGGATCCTCGCGGCGGCCAACGGCAACGCGCTCGCGGCCGAGGTCGCCGGCCGCCACCTCGAGCCGTTCGGCGAAGTGCTGGCACGCGCACAGCGATCCGGCGCCGTGCGCGCGGACCTGGTGCTCGAGGACCTGCCGTGCCTGATCACGATGCTCGTGGCCGGGGCAGGCGCGCAGTGGCGCCGCTACCTCGCGCTGCTGCTCGACAGCCTGTCCCCGGCAGCGGTCAGCGCGCCGCTGCCGGCTCTCCGCTGA
- a CDS encoding LLM class F420-dependent oxidoreductase, with protein MDHGIVTFLTDYGIAPTDLGRAVEERGFGSLLLTEHTHIPVSRRTPYPVGAAEPQPLPRYYSHTFDPFTALAAIAASTSRIGLGTAVSLINQHHPITLAKQVASVDRISAGRFELGVGPGWNAEEMENHGVAPARPIARMLEHLAAMRTIWTEDEPEFHGEFVDFDPIWSWPKPDRRLPVLIAGVGPRVLDRVLSHGDGWLPLPLYPIEVLRERIAELRTRAGRPVGVTLYGADPEKLADYEEAGVDRVLFELDDHEDPAGTLRQLDRLAGFVH; from the coding sequence ATGGACCACGGAATCGTCACCTTCCTCACCGACTACGGCATCGCACCGACCGACCTCGGCCGGGCGGTGGAGGAACGCGGGTTCGGCTCGCTGTTGCTCACCGAGCACACCCACATCCCGGTCAGCCGCCGCACGCCGTACCCGGTGGGCGCTGCCGAACCCCAGCCGTTGCCGAGGTACTACTCGCACACCTTCGACCCGTTCACCGCGCTCGCCGCGATCGCGGCTTCGACCAGCCGGATCGGGCTGGGCACGGCGGTTTCACTGATCAACCAGCACCATCCGATCACCCTGGCCAAACAGGTCGCGAGCGTGGACCGCATCTCGGCCGGCCGGTTCGAGCTGGGCGTGGGCCCTGGCTGGAACGCCGAGGAGATGGAGAACCACGGCGTCGCCCCGGCCCGGCCGATCGCGCGGATGCTCGAGCACCTCGCGGCCATGCGAACAATCTGGACCGAGGACGAACCCGAGTTCCACGGTGAGTTCGTGGACTTCGACCCGATCTGGTCCTGGCCGAAGCCGGACCGCAGGCTGCCGGTGCTGATCGCCGGCGTGGGACCGAGAGTGCTGGACCGGGTGCTCAGCCACGGGGACGGCTGGCTGCCGCTTCCGCTGTACCCGATCGAGGTCCTGCGCGAGCGGATCGCTGAACTGCGCACGCGCGCCGGACGTCCGGTCGGCGTGACGCTCTACGGCGCCGACCCGGAAAAGCTGGCCGACTACGAGGAAGCCGGCGTCGACCGGGTCCTGTTCGAACTCGACGACCACGAGGACCCGGCCGGCACGCTGCGGCAGCTCGACCGGCTGGCCGGATTCGTCCACTGA
- a CDS encoding alpha/beta hydrolase family esterase, translating to MSGRFRRCAALGAAVLGFGTLLSGTAAASGVVDHAVATTGCGQAVAGAGTSTTAHLKSGGIDREYRIYVPARYNPHRRYPLVLSFHGHKRTSQYQEELSGFSGSDQIAVYPQGLVGTDGETAWTGAPYSASADDVQFTSDLLTSLQGQLCVDPSRIYATGKSNGGGFVGVLACRMAGRFAAFAPVSGAFYPQGGACHPSRKVALLDFHGTADTTIPYTGNPAKGLPSIPDWLAGWTSRDHCFPRPLSYSPVHDVVVQRWLGCSLVHYRVEGAGHVWPSTEPNLDSETPTVIDATPVIRHFFRAHRL from the coding sequence ATGTCCGGACGTTTCCGTCGGTGTGCCGCGCTGGGTGCCGCGGTACTGGGATTCGGCACGCTGCTCAGTGGTACCGCAGCCGCGTCCGGGGTGGTCGACCACGCGGTCGCGACCACCGGTTGCGGACAGGCGGTGGCCGGGGCCGGAACCAGCACCACCGCGCACCTGAAATCCGGCGGGATCGACCGCGAATACCGGATCTACGTGCCGGCGAGGTACAACCCGCACCGCAGGTACCCGCTGGTGCTTTCCTTCCACGGGCACAAGCGCACCTCGCAGTACCAGGAGGAGCTGTCCGGCTTCTCGGGTTCGGACCAGATCGCGGTGTACCCGCAGGGGCTCGTCGGCACCGACGGCGAAACCGCCTGGACCGGTGCGCCGTACTCGGCCTCGGCGGACGACGTGCAGTTCACCAGCGACCTGCTCACCTCGTTGCAGGGGCAGCTGTGCGTGGACCCGTCGCGGATCTACGCCACCGGCAAGTCCAACGGCGGCGGCTTCGTCGGTGTGCTGGCCTGCCGGATGGCCGGCCGGTTCGCCGCGTTCGCCCCGGTTTCCGGTGCCTTCTACCCGCAGGGCGGGGCGTGCCACCCCTCGCGCAAGGTGGCGCTGCTGGACTTCCACGGCACCGCGGACACCACGATTCCCTACACCGGCAACCCGGCGAAGGGCCTTCCGTCCATTCCGGACTGGCTGGCCGGCTGGACTTCGCGCGACCACTGCTTCCCGCGTCCGCTGTCGTACTCTCCGGTGCACGACGTCGTCGTACAGCGGTGGCTGGGCTGCTCGCTGGTGCACTACCGCGTCGAAGGCGCCGGGCACGTGTGGCCGAGCACGGAACCCAACCTGGACTCCGAAACCCCGACCGTCATCGACGCGACCCCGGTGATCCGGCACTTCTTCCGGGCCCACCGGCTCTGA
- a CDS encoding glycoside hydrolase family 3 N-terminal domain-containing protein — protein MKAHVRPSRSSAGILAGLLFGGVLAGCGGPAVSGTALPAPGATPGTGSTSQAAPPVRTPASADSSCASAVSAMDVRARVAQLVVPGVDAGNPAAVTSLVRTTQIGGIFIGGNNTTLLQNGALAAVQQAAQIPVSIAVDEEGGRVQRVDELDGSLPSARELAATKSPDEVRALGEQRGKQLRARGVTVDYAPDADVSDEPDDAVIGDRSYSPDPEKAREYAMAFAEGLRAGGVLPVLKHFPGHGHGSGDSHRTAVTTPPLEQLRQADLVPYRDLAEYGQVAVMVGHLDVPGLTNGVPASISPAAYRLLRGEYRFTGPVITDDLGGMKAITDRYALPEAVLKGLQAGADEALFSSGNGDVPAVLDRLTQAVETGELPAAQVAASVGRVLAAKGVCTM, from the coding sequence ATGAAGGCGCATGTCCGGCCCTCGCGGTCGTCGGCGGGAATCCTCGCCGGTCTCCTGTTCGGCGGTGTGCTCGCCGGGTGCGGCGGGCCCGCGGTGTCCGGCACGGCACTGCCCGCACCGGGCGCGACTCCCGGCACCGGCAGTACTTCGCAGGCAGCGCCGCCAGTGCGGACGCCCGCGTCTGCCGATTCTTCGTGCGCGTCGGCGGTCTCGGCGATGGACGTGCGCGCCCGGGTGGCACAGCTCGTGGTGCCCGGCGTGGACGCCGGAAATCCGGCCGCGGTGACCAGCCTCGTACGCACCACACAGATCGGCGGAATCTTCATCGGCGGCAATAACACCACGCTGTTGCAGAATGGTGCGCTCGCCGCGGTACAACAGGCCGCGCAGATCCCCGTCTCGATCGCGGTCGACGAAGAAGGCGGACGGGTGCAGCGCGTCGACGAACTCGACGGGTCGTTGCCGAGTGCCCGGGAACTGGCCGCCACGAAATCGCCGGACGAGGTGCGCGCGCTCGGCGAACAACGCGGGAAGCAGTTGCGGGCACGCGGTGTGACCGTGGACTACGCACCGGATGCGGACGTCAGCGACGAGCCGGACGACGCGGTGATCGGCGACCGTTCCTACAGCCCGGATCCCGAGAAGGCACGCGAGTACGCGATGGCGTTCGCGGAAGGCCTGCGCGCCGGCGGGGTCCTGCCGGTGCTCAAGCACTTTCCCGGGCACGGCCACGGTTCCGGGGATTCGCACCGGACCGCGGTGACCACCCCGCCGCTGGAGCAGCTGCGGCAGGCGGACCTGGTGCCCTACCGCGATCTCGCCGAATACGGGCAGGTCGCGGTGATGGTCGGGCACCTCGACGTACCCGGCCTGACCAACGGGGTCCCCGCGTCCATCTCCCCCGCGGCCTACCGGCTGCTGCGCGGCGAATACCGCTTCACCGGCCCGGTGATCACCGACGATCTGGGCGGGATGAAGGCGATCACCGACCGGTATGCGCTGCCCGAGGCGGTGCTGAAGGGCTTGCAGGCGGGTGCGGACGAGGCGTTGTTCTCCTCCGGCAACGGCGACGTGCCCGCGGTGCTCGACCGGCTGACGCAGGCGGTGGAGACCGGTGAGCTGCCGGCCGCGCAGGTGGCCGCCTCGGTCGGCCGGGTGCTCGCGGCCAAGGGCGTCTGCACGATGTGA
- a CDS encoding helix-turn-helix transcriptional regulator has product MNQVKVAAWASDPIALAGLIDHLRTRSEVRVLPGQQRGEAAVLIFAANRITREVKAALRAAASETPAAIVLVAGYVEPEELPELAACHVAAVLPREAIAGEKLVRSIVAAASGRETSLRDLLDQAENLREAGDGAALSAREVDVLRLMAEGWDTAEIAGKLCYSERTVKNVIYGLTNRLKLRNRPHAVAYALRAGVI; this is encoded by the coding sequence ATGAACCAGGTCAAGGTGGCGGCGTGGGCTTCGGACCCGATCGCGCTGGCAGGGCTCATCGACCATCTCCGGACGCGGTCGGAGGTGCGGGTGCTGCCGGGGCAGCAGCGCGGTGAGGCCGCCGTGCTGATCTTCGCGGCCAACCGGATCACCCGCGAGGTGAAGGCCGCGCTGCGGGCAGCGGCGTCGGAGACCCCGGCGGCCATCGTGCTGGTGGCCGGTTACGTGGAGCCCGAGGAGCTGCCGGAGCTGGCGGCCTGCCACGTCGCGGCGGTGCTGCCGCGCGAGGCCATCGCGGGCGAGAAGCTGGTGCGCAGCATCGTGGCGGCCGCTTCCGGGCGCGAGACGTCCCTGCGTGACCTGCTGGACCAGGCCGAGAACCTGCGGGAAGCCGGCGACGGCGCGGCGCTGTCCGCCCGTGAGGTCGACGTGCTGCGGCTGATGGCCGAGGGCTGGGACACCGCGGAGATCGCGGGCAAGCTGTGCTATTCAGAGCGGACCGTGAAGAATGTGATCTACGGTCTGACCAATAGGCTGAAGCTGCGCAACCGTCCGCACGCCGTCGCCTACGCCCTGCGCGCAGGGGTTATCTGA